A stretch of Tigriopus californicus strain San Diego chromosome 11, Tcal_SD_v2.1, whole genome shotgun sequence DNA encodes these proteins:
- the LOC131890009 gene encoding vesicle-associated membrane protein 2-like produces the protein MAAASSSNNARLDETRRQVDEVQNIMKANVDKVLERDGKLGQLEERADRLQEGTEQFHRSAVRIKRKQFWENMKMKIIIGVVIGVVVIMLLVWMFY, from the coding sequence ATGGCTGCCGCATCCTCGTCCAACAATGCTCGGCTGGACGAGACCCGTCGCCAGGTGGACGAGGTCCAGAACATCATGAAGGCCAACGTGGACAAGGTCCTGGAGCGCGATGGCAAATTGGGCCAACTCGAGGAGAGGGCGGATCGCCTCCAAGAAGGCACGGAACAGTTCCATCGCTCGGCCGTGCGAATCAAACGCAAGCAGTTCTGGGAgaacatgaagatgaagatcatCATCGGCGTGGTCATCGGCGTCGTTGTCATCATGTTGCTCGTCTGGATGTTCTATTAG